Part of the Antechinus flavipes isolate AdamAnt ecotype Samford, QLD, Australia chromosome 2, AdamAnt_v2, whole genome shotgun sequence genome is shown below.
TTCTCGGCAGTAGGGGGCGCAGTGGGTAGAGAACCGGCcccgaagtcaggaagacccgagttcaaatctgccctcagacacttaacacttcccagctgtgtgaccctgggcaagtcactgagccccaactgcctcaggggaaaaataggatcggtttctcctctgtaaaatgggaatagtcacAATGCCCATCTCTCCTGCTCAGGTGAGGATCCGATGACAAGAAGCATCTAACTTGGGGAGCTGGGACCGGCCGGGATCTGGGATGCCCCAGCTCCCGTTCCCGTCAGAAAGCATCAAGGAAACCGGGCTGGCTACGTTATGgctgagtgtgagtgtgtgtgagtgtgtgtgtgtgtgagtgtgtgtgtgtgtgtgagtgtgtgtgtgtgtgtgtgtgtgtgagtgtgtgtgagtgtgtgtgtgagtgtgtgagtgtgagtgtgtgtgtgtgtgagtgtgtgtgtgtgtgagtgtgtgtgtgtgagtgtgagtgtgtgtgtgagtgtgtgtgagtgtgtgagtgtgtgtgagtgtgtgtgtgtgagtgtgtgtgtgtgtatgtgtgagtgtgtgagtgtgtgtgagtgtgtgtgtgtgagtgtgtgtgtgtgtgagtgtgagtgtgagtgtgtgtgagtgtgtgtgtgagtgtgtgtgtgtgtatgtgtgagtgtgtgagtgtgagtgtgtgtgtgtgtgagtgtgtgtgtgtgagtgtgtgtgtgtgagtgtgagtgtgtgtgtgagtgtgtgtgagtgtgtgagtgtgtgtgtgtgggtgtgagaTCAATCGGCCCCCAGCCGCTCCGGAACGGCCCGGAACGAAATCCTGCTGCTTTCCTGAATTTcctgttttaattttcaagagGAAGGAGCACGACTTGAAAGGTCAGATCAGCCCCGAGCAGGAAAAGGCTCGAACCCAAGCAGGAAGAGACTCAAACCTGAGCGGGAAGAAACTCGAACCCGAGCGGGAAGAGACTCGAACCCAAGCAGGAAGAGACTCGAACCCGAGCGGGAAGAGCTAATGTTCGCTCCCCACGCCTCGGTTTTCCGGGGCTCCCTCCCCCCAAACAGAGGCTTCCATCTTTGAAGCAGGAATGCCTTCCTGGGCCCAAGTGTCCCCCAACCCCAAAGCGGCCTCCCTCTCCCCCCGCCCACCCCCCGGCCACTTACTTGTATTTGAGAAGCAACCACTGAATGAACCAGAGGCCTACAAGGATCAAGCCGTTGATTTCGCAGATGGAGAAGGCCCACTGCACCCGGTTAAAATGGTCAAAAAAGGTGTCCGGCAGGGGCGCCTGCGTCTCCTTGGGGGGCACCCGCTCGTGGACGAACGAGATGGTGACCGTGGTGAGCACGAAGCAGCAGAGGGCGTACAGGAAGGCCAGCAGAGTCTTGCCCCACTCGCGGGGGTACTGGGAGCGCTCGGGTTCGGGCATGGGGATCTGGATCATCTCCAGGCCGCCCTGGTAGCCGTTGGGCACGCCGTTGTGCTTGGCCTTGCCGCCGGGCGCCGGGCCGTCGGCGCCGATGCTCAGGTGCCCGTTGGCGTGCCCGTTCTTGTGCGCCTCCAGGTGGTGCTCCATTTTCAGGGTCTCGATCATGTCCAGCAAGCGCTGCCCGTTGTCGGAGGAGACCCGGGAGAGCGGGGGCTTGGCGAAGTCCTCCCGCGTGAGGCTGATCAGATCCTGCCCCGTGTAGTGCCCCAGGGGCTCACAGTATTCGGGCATGGCGTTCTCCAGCAGCCAATCCGTCACCATCTGGGGTGACCAGCAGCCGACCTCCTTCATCGTCCCGGCGGGCAGAGGTCCTCCGCTTCCGC
Proteins encoded:
- the SGMS1 gene encoding phosphatidylcholine:ceramide cholinephosphotransferase 1 gives rise to the protein MKEVGCWSPQMVTDWLLENAMPEYCEPLGHYTGQDLISLTREDFAKPPLSRVSSDNGQRLLDMIETLKMEHHLEAHKNGHANGHLSIGADGPAPGGKAKHNGVPNGYQGGLEMIQIPMPEPERSQYPREWGKTLLAFLYALCCFVLTTVTISFVHERVPPKETQAPLPDTFFDHFNRVQWAFSICEINGLILVGLWFIQWLLLKYKSIISRRFFFLVGTLYLYRCITMYVTTLPVPSMHFNCSPKLFGDWEAHLRRIMKMLAGGGLSITGSHNMCGDYLYSGHTVMLTLTYLFIKEYSPRRLWWYHWLCWILSFSGVFCILLAHEHYTVDVVVAYYITTRLFWWYHTMANQQVLKEASQMNLLARVWWYKPFQYFEKNVQGIVPRSYHWPFPWPVVHLSRQVKYSRLVNNT